The following proteins come from a genomic window of Aspergillus luchuensis IFO 4308 DNA, chromosome 3, nearly complete sequence:
- a CDS encoding U2 snRNP complex subunit CUS2 (COG:A;~EggNog:ENOG410PJNH;~InterPro:IPR000504,IPR035979,IPR034393,IPR034392, IPR012677;~PFAM:PF00076;~go_function: GO:0003676 - nucleic acid binding [Evidence IEA];~go_process: GO:0000398 - mRNA splicing, via spliceosome [Evidence IEA]) — MASPTSNDDGRSPPLSNFPQDPSEFDSDPRISFSKLDNKFILETEDGQEFEYDTVLKRWIPTVDEDLLQQQQEAYKVQGVNEEEQITAAQLRKKRKQQASTEEGNGQQKPKKQRVNTAVYVTSIPLDAEFDEIRDVFSKCGVIAEEIDSGRPRIKMYTDESGKFKGEALVVYFRPESVNLAIQMLDDSNFRIGVPGPQGPMRVQHADFSFKSQQEAPTKTSMRDKKKIMRRTQKLNSKLADWDDDDPSALPDTTSRFDKLVILKHMFTLKELEEDPAAILDIKEDIREECSKLGDVTNVVLYDKEPEGVVSVRFSDPEAARSCVKMMDGRFFAGTRVDAYIADGSEKFKKTNEKRAALEDLAEKGLDASDEEEEQRLDEFGTWLESSHTVENTAK, encoded by the exons ATGGCGTCGCCTACCTCGAACGACGACGGCCGTTCTCCTCCGCTAAGCAACTTCCCCCAGGATCCTTCGGAATTTGACAGCGACCCGCGCATCTCGTTCTCGAAGCTCGACAACAAGTTCATCTTGGAAACAGAGGACGGACAGGAATTTGAATATGATACGGTGCTAAAGAGATGGATTCCGACG GTCGATGAAGACTTgctacaacaacagcaagaagCATATAAGGTCCAAGGTGTCAATGAGGAGGAACAAATTACTGCGGCGCagttgaggaagaagcgcaagcaaCAGGCTTCAACGGAAGAG GGCAATGGGCAACAGAAGCCTAAGAAACAGCGCGTCAATACCGCCGTCTATGTGACTTCGATTCCTCTGGATGCTGAGTTCGACGAAATCCGTGATGTCTTCTCCAAGTGTGGTGTTATCGCCGAGGAGATCGATAGCGGCCGACCGCGCATTAAGATGTACACTGACGAGAGTGGCAAGTTCAAGGGTGAAGCTCTCGTCGTGTACTTCCGACCGGAGTCTGTCAACCTCGCGATACAGATGCTGGATGATTCGAACTTTAGGATCGGGGTACCCGGTCCGCAGGGGCCTATGCGAGTGCAGCATGCGGATTTCTCGTTCAAGAGTCAGCAAGAGGCGCCTACGAAGACTAGTATGagggataagaagaagattaTGCGCCGGACACAGAAGCTGAATAG CAAACTTGCTGATTGGGACGATGACGATCCGTCTGCCTTGCCGGACACGACTTCCCGCTTTGATAAGCTCGTGATCTTGAAACACATGTTCACGttgaaggaattggag GAGGATCCTGCAGCTATCCTTGATATCAAGGAAGATATTCGGGAGGAGTGCTCGAAGCTGGGGGATGTGACCAACGTTGTACTCTACGATAAGGAACCCGAGGGAGTGGTGAGCGTTCGCTTTTCCGATCCCGAGGCAGCCAGGAGTTGTGTCAAG atgatggatgggcgGTTCTTCGCTGGCACCCGGGTCGATGCCTATATTGCAGATGGCAGTGAGAAATTTAAGAAGACCAATGAGAAGCGTGCGGCACTGGAAGATCTGGCGGAGAAAGGACTGGATGCgtccgatgaagaggaggagcagcgaTTGGATGAGTTTGGCACGTGGTTGGAAAGCTCTCATACGGTCGAGAACACGGCcaagtga
- a CDS encoding uncharacterized protein (COG:S;~EggNog:ENOG410PGIZ;~TransMembrane:1 (o27-46i)) — MDNSTQLTPGKFLGFVPNTDPRVAGLGFQQLVTCVCLLLPAYAFLVSQLRFRYLRRLHQKYPYTTRESFSRMTDDEACEIQKGLVQLEFPFLYLKSLQFALFRTYGIPTISTVLTNTAQFSKPETSLKRYADTVALVQEFVGHAPTSRRACTSIARTRWIHSSYRASGKILEDDMLYTLGLFAIQPVRFVKMYEWRDLSDLERCAIGTFWKSLGDSLNISYDALPSGKTGFRDGLHWLEEIMAWSDDYEVRCMVPHVKNREVAEQTIAVLLYMLPQSLQFIGMRFVSFMMDDRLRKAMLIDPPPAFDAKLFSLLFSARRFALRYLALPRPYFLRYVSYTDDYNKDGRIYMTNWDAAPYYVEPSFRNRWGPVAWLTWVLGRPLPGDEGDKYYPKGYDNLNVGPKYFEGKGRQGMEDIMKELETTRRGQCPFH; from the exons ATGGATAACAGCACACAGCTCACTCCGGGCAAATTCCTGGGGTTTGTCCCCAACACGGACCCTCGGGTGGCGGGTTTGGGATTCCAGCAATTGGTCACTTGtgtttgcttgctgcttCCAGCCTACGCGTTCCTGGTTTCGCAGCTGCGATTTCGATACCTACGGAGGCTGCATCAAAAGTACCCCTATACGACGCGAGAGTCTTTCTCTCGCATGACCGATGATGAAGCCTGCGAGATACAAAAAGGCTTGGTTCAGCTGGAGTTCCCGTTTCTCTACCTCAAATCACTCCAGTTTGCTCTCTTCAGG ACATACGGCATCCCGACCATCTCGACAGTGCTCACAAATACAGCCCAATTCTCCAAGCCCGAAACGTCCCTGAAACGCTACGCTGATACTGTAGCACTAGTTCAGGAGTTCGTAGGCCATGCGCCAACCTCTCGTCGTGCTTGCACTTCTATTGCACGCACCCGCTGGATCCACAGCAGCTATCGCGCTTCCGGCAAGATCCTGGAAGATGATATGTTGTACACACTTGGCCTCTTTGCCATTCAGCCTGTCAGATTTGTGAAAATGTATGAATGGCGGGACCTGAGCGATCTTGAGAGATGTGCCATTGGGACCTTCTGGAAAAGTCTGGGCGACAGCTTGAATATCAGTTACGATGCCCTCCCATCAGGTAAAACCGGATTTCGCGATGGTCTTCATTGGCTGGAGGAAATAATGGCTTGGAGCGACGACTATGAGGTTCGTTGCATGGTACCTCATGTCAAGAACCGTGAGGTGGCCGAACAGACCATCGCAGTGCTGCTGTACATGCTTCCCCAGTCACTACAGTTCATTGGGATGAGATTTGTCTCGTTCATGATGGACGATCGCTTGCGTAAAGCCATGCT GATTGACCCTCCCCCGGCTTTTGATGCCAAGCTGTTCTCGTTGCTGTTCTCCGCTCGTCGGTTTGCATTGCGCTATCTCGCGCTACCCCGCCCTTATTTTCTGCGGTATGTCAGTTACACCGATGATTACAACAAGGACGGCCGCATCTACATGACCAACTGGGATGCTGCACCTTATTATGTAGAGCCGAGTTTCCGGAACCGCTGGGGTCCGGTTGCCTGGTTGACTTGGGTGCTTGGTCGGCCTTTGCCGGGAGACGAAGGGGACAAGTATTATCCAAAGGGATATGATAATCTCAACGTAGGCCCGAAGTATTTTGAAGGTAAGGGCCGCCAGGGTATGGAGGACATTATGAAGGAGTTGGAAACCACACGACGGGGTCAGTGCCCTTTCCACTGA
- a CDS encoding uncharacterized protein (COG:P;~EggNog:ENOG410Q1CW;~InterPro:IPR038271,IPR026030,IPR001248;~PFAM:PF02133;~TransMembrane:11 (o74-97i104-123o143-163i175-197o209-227i248-266o286-309i376-393o399-419i440-462o482-501i);~go_component: GO:0016020 - membrane [Evidence IEA];~go_component: GO:0016021 - integral component of membrane [Evidence IEA];~go_function: GO:0022857 - transmembrane transporter activity [Evidence IEA];~go_process: GO:0055085 - transmembrane transport [Evidence IEA]): MDSDLEKRQRSPSLRSVTREQLEASHTLGTPLPTCGSRYERWARNIKGLEARGIEPVSLEERLKNTSSTPFRMMLTWFSMGMAINNIVTGSLGTLVMKLSFTDAALCVIFGTFLGGLGVGYMSTWGPRSGNRTLIVSRYFMGYYPSKVCCILNVLTNLGTGMMSATVGGQLLSKLSGGVVSVIVGIVIVALVSWAMATFGMKIFQFYERFAWFPQLLIFCILTGSAGPQFDFHSPSIGSIEQINAKRLTYFSLCLSIPLSWIPVSADYQVYYSPEIRRWKVWTVTTIGVSLSIAITLLLGAGLGSGVAINSKWASLYDGTPGSLLMAGYDRLGPLGKLCAFINVLTIVSNNAPSSYSTGLNFQMLGEMWLRVPRPVFTTASTLIYASCAIGGRNSLYEIFGNLMPLIGYWVIIWFTIVVEQDVLFNRGKSYDWTDWNNWLKLPVGVAASTAFLIGWVGAIVGMDQAYYTGPVSRAIPGGCDLGLWLGLGFTALAFPPFRMLELKIIGR, translated from the exons ATGGACTCTGACCTAGAAAAAAGACAGAGATCCCCTTCCTTGCGAAGTGTGACACGAGAGCAGCTAGAGGCTTCACATACTCTGGGAACTCCTCTGCCAACATGTGGATCGAGATACGAACGATGGGCGAGGAACATCAAAGGCTTAGAGGCTCGCGGGATCGAGCCCGTGTCTCTTGAAGAACGACTGAAGAACACTAGCTCAACCCCTTTCCGAATGATGCTCACATGGTTCAGCATGGGTATGGCAATCAATAATATAGTGACCGGGTCTTTGGGTACACTGGTAATGAAGCTGAGCTTCACCGACGCCGCGCTGTGTGTAATCTTTGGAACGTTTTTGGGAGGCCTAGGGGTTGGATACATGAGCACATGGGGTCCCAGAAGCGGCAACCGCACACTT ATTGTGTCTCGGTATTTCATGGGATATTACCCCAGTAAGGTCTGTTGTATACTGAATGTGCTTACCAACTTGGGAACCGGCATGATGAGTGCCACTGTAGGAGGTCAGTTGCTTTCCAAGCTATCAGGAGGAGTCGTGTCCGTCATAGTCGGTATAGTAATAGTCGCCTTGGTGAGCTGGGCAATGGCTACTTTTGGGATGAAAATATTCCAGTTCTATGAGCG GTTTGCTTGGTTTCCGCAATTGTTGATATTTTGCATTCTCACCGGCTCGGCTGGTCCGCAATTCGACTTCCATAGCCCGTCGATCGGTTCTATTGAGCAGATAAACGCAAAGCGTCTAACATATTTCTCACTTTGCCTCTCTATTCCCTTGTCATGGATACCCGTGTCCGCGGACTACCAGGTTTACTATTCCCCGGAGATACGAAGATGGAAAGTGTGGACAGTAACCACGATCGGTGTAAGCCTCTCAATAGCCAtaacccttcttcttggcgccGGGCTTGGAAGCGGTGTTGCAATTAACTCCAAATGGGCGTCTCTTTACGACGGCACACCGGGGAGTCTGCTGATGGCCGGCTATGATCGGTTGGGGCCTCTTGGAAAGCTATGCGCCTTCATCAACGTCTTAACGATTGTGTCGAACAATGCCCCCAGCTCGTACTCAACGGGGTTGAATTTTCAAATGCTGGGAGAGATGTGGCTCAGGGTTCCACGACCTGTTTTCACGACTGCCAGCACTCTGATCTACGCATCATGTGCTATCGGAGGCCGAAACTCTTTGTATGAGATCTTCGGGAATCTAATGCCACTCATTGGATACTGGGTCATCATCTGGTTCACCATTGTGGTAGAACAAGACGTACTTTTCAACCGAGGGAAAAGTTACGACTGGACTGATTGGAACAATTGGCTTAAGCTCCCAGTTGGAGTGGCAGCTAGCACTGCCTTTTTGATCGGGTGGGTAGGAGCCATTGTTGGCATG GATCAAGCCTATTATACAGGACCAGTCTCCAGAGCGATTCCAGGTGGATGTGATCTGGGCCTCTGGCTGGGGTTGGGCTTTACGGCTCTTGCGTTTCCGCCATTTAGAATGCTGGAGCTGAAGATTATTGGCCGTTGA
- the TUB2 gene encoding beta-tubulin (COG:Z;~EggNog:ENOG410PIDE;~InterPro:IPR013838,IPR000217,IPR023123,IPR008280, IPR036525,IPR037103,IPR002453,IPR018316,IPR003008, IPR017975;~PFAM:PF03953,PF00091;~go_component: GO:0005874 - microtubule [Evidence IEA];~go_function: GO:0003924 - GTPase activity [Evidence IEA];~go_function: GO:0005200 - structural constituent of cytoskeleton [Evidence IEA];~go_function: GO:0005525 - GTP binding [Evidence IEA];~go_process: GO:0007017 - microtubule-based process [Evidence IEA]): MREIVHLQTGQCGNQIGAAFWQTISGEHGLDGSGVYNGTSDLQLERMNVYFNEASGNKYVPRAVLVDLEPGTMDAVRAGPFGQLFRPDNFVFGQSGAGNNWAKGHYTEGAELVDQVVDVVRREAEACDCLQGFQITHSLGGGTGAGMGTLLISKIREEFPDRMMATFSVVPSPKVSDTVVEPYNATLSVHQLVEHSDETFCIDNEALYDICMRTLKLSNPSYGDLNHLVSAVMSGVTTCLRFPGQLNSDLRKLAVNMVPFPRLHFFMVGFAPLTSRGAYSFRAVTVPELTQQMFDPKNMMAASDFRNGRYLTCSAIFRGRVSMKEVEDQMRNIQSKNQTYFVEWIPNNIQTALCSIPPRGLKMSSTFIGNSTSIQELFKRVGDQFTAMFRRKAFLHWYTGEGMDEMEFTEAESNMNDLVSEYQQYQDASISEGEEEYVEEEPLEAEE, from the exons ATGCGTGAGATC GTTCACCTCCAAACCGGCCAGTGT GGTAACCAAATTGGTGCTGCTTTCTG GCAGACCATCTCTGGCGAGCACGGCCTTGACGGCTCCGGTGT TTACAATGGCACCTCCGACCTCCAGCTGGAGCGCATGAACGTCTACTTCAACGAG GCTAGCGGTAACAAGTATGTCCCCCGTGCCGTCCTCGTCGATCTCGAGCCCGGTACCATGGACGCTGTCCGTGCCGGTCCCTTCGGCCAGCTCTTCCGTCCCGACAACTTCGTCTTCGGCCAGTCCGGTGCTGGTAACAACTGGGCCAAGGGTCACTACACTGAGGGTGCCGAGTTGGTCGACCAGGTTGTCGATGTTGTCCGCCGTGAGGCCGAGGCTTGCGACTGCCTCCAGGGTTTCCAGATCACCCACTCCCTCGGTGGTGGTACCGGTGCCGGTATGGGTACCCTCCTGATCTCCAAGATCCGTGAGGAATTCCCCGACCGTATGATGGCCACCTTCTCCGttgtcccctcccccaagGTCTCCGACACCGTTGTTGAGCCTTACAACGCCACTCTCTCCGTTCACCAGCTCGTTGAGCACTCCGACGAGACCTTCTGTATCGACAACGAG GCTCTCTACGACATCTGCATGCGCACCCTCAAGCTCTCTAACCCCTCCTACGGTGACCTGAACCACCTGGTCTCTGCCGTCATGTCCGGTGTGACCACTTGCCTCCGTTTCCCTGGTCAGCTCAACTCCGACCTCCGCAAGCTGGCTGTCAACATGGTTCCCTTCCCTCGTCTCCACTTCTTCATGGTCGGCTTCGCTCCTCTGACCAGCCGCGGCGCCTACTCCTTCCGTGCCGTCACCGTTCCCGAGTTGACCCAGCAGATGTTCGACCCCAAGAACATGATGGCTGCCTCTGACTTCCGCAACGGCCGCTACCTCACCTGCTCCGCCATCTT CCGTGGACGTGTCTCCatgaaggaggttgaggacCAGATGCGCAACATCCAGAGCAAGAACCAGACCTACTTCGTCGAGTGGATCCCCAACAACATCCAGACCGCCCTGTGCTCCATTCCTCCCCGTGGTCTCAAGATGTCCTCTACCTTCATCGGTaactccacctccatccaGGAGCTCTTCAAGCGTGTCGGTGATCAGTTCACTGCTATGTTCCGTCGCAAGGCTTTCTTGCACTGGTACACTGGTGAGGGTATGGACGAGATGGAGTTCACTGAGGCTGAGAGCAACATGAACGACCTGGTCTCCGAGTACCAGCAGTACCAGGACGCCTCGATCtccgagggtgaggaggaata CGTCGAGGAGGAGCCCCTTGAGGCTGAGGAGTAA
- a CDS encoding uncharacterized protein (COG:S;~EggNog:ENOG410PU2Q;~InterPro:IPR000719,IPR011009,IPR008266;~go_function: GO:0004672 - protein kinase activity [Evidence IEA];~go_function: GO:0005524 - ATP binding [Evidence IEA];~go_process: GO:0006468 - protein phosphorylation [Evidence IEA]), protein MVAKFYDPLYHDCDDGNRFRAAGYDYSHECASYKRLSELQGSVLPRFFGSYTFKTKIDGHPRQICLILIERINGLPMSRLEPKIFSKEERQDIMRQIIDGESALYAKDVRHEDLCPRNILIERSELGRVRAVIIDLGKSVIGRSRNPSNSAEESQWFPGVPISPLLRWNIYYGYPNTFEDWIDWPWQKWLEVQYKETESTITDEQRQRWPVYDWMLEITSFS, encoded by the coding sequence ATGGTCGCCAAGTTCTATGACCCTCTCTACCACGACTGTGACGATGGCAACCGTTTTCGGGCAGCTGGCTATGATTACTCGCACGAGTGTGCCTCTTATAAGCGCTTGTCCGAGCTACAGGGCTCTGTTCTTCCTCGATTCTTCGGCTCTTACACATTCAAAACAAAGATCGATGGTCATCCTCGCCAAATTTGTTTGATCTTGATTGAACGAATCAATGGTCTGCCCATGAGTCGCCTAGAGCCCAAGATATTCTCAAAAGAGGAGCGTCAGGATATTATGAGACAGATAATTGATGGAGAGTCTGCACTTTACGCCAAGGACGTTCGCCATGAAGACCTATGTCCACGCAATATCTTGATTGAACGGAGTGAACTGGGAAGAGTAAGGGCCGTCATTATTGACTTGGGAAAGTCTGTCATTGGACGATCACGCAATCCTTCAAACAGTGCAGAAGAGAGCCAATGGTTTCCTGGCGTTCCAATCAGCCCACTACTTAGATGGAACATCTATTATGGATACCCTAACACCTTTGAAGATTGGATCGACTGGCCGTGGCAGAAATGGCTTGAGGTTCAATACAAGGAGACTGAATCTACGATCACAGATGAGCAACGGCAGAGGTGGCCAGTGTATGACTGGATGCTGGAGATTACATCATTTTCATGA